The window GAAATATATGTACAGGTGTTGTAATGCTGTGTTTGTCAAGTATAAAAGATATGACTTGGCACAAATGGTAGTGATTTGCATATGGTTTTACATAGGACTATTAAGGGATGTTTAACTTAAACAGTCATAATCATGTTACAAAGAGTTAAATGAAGACTTTAgcatacagaaaataaataaaatgacatACATGACCATCTTTTCCTCGCAGTATGGATGCCTTGGTTTGATTTCCAGCTTTTGCACATCAGAAAATCTTATTTTTGGACCCTTTCGGGAACATTTGCATTTTGACCCTGGAGAAAAAGAATTAAATGATAAATGCAGGAAGAAAAGTTACAACTTGTAATGGTTTCATAAATTTTACATAAGTCAAACAAatacacaaacatttttacaataagctactgtgtaactaaaaataaaggTAAAGTAACATTTCACAGAATTGCAATTGGAATTTTTTCTCATTTTGGTAGGTGAATAATAAAGGTTAATAACAATATAGGCATGCACTTCACCAAAGTACTCCGTTCTAACATGAAAGTATGACATGCAAAAGCTCTACGAAAAAAGAGTTGTCAGGTGGCCGATGATAACCGTAAATTATACATGTAACAATCTTCTTTGAATATAAAtacatagcagagctgagtttgcgcTCACTAAACTATCATTAAGAATAAGAAATCTCACCTTCTACGTGTAGTGTACACACAGCTATGAGAAGGAGAAGGAAAGCTGCTACAAAGGGTTTCATGTCCCTATTGCTCTTGTTTTATTGATGAAGTAGTGGATAGGTTCAGGCTGCCCTCCTGTGTATTCTCTGATGGCTTGCTCTGTGCCTCTGTCCTGTCTCGACAGAATCCACCTCCAATGTGAGGCTCGCCTTTCTCGCCTGTCCTCTTTTAAAACAGATCCTACAGCCCAGGGTGCAAAGTCATTAACATGCGTAGCAACCAAACTACACACTGC is drawn from Hyla sarda isolate aHylSar1 chromosome 4, aHylSar1.hap1, whole genome shotgun sequence and contains these coding sequences:
- the CXCL14 gene encoding C-X-C motif chemokine 14, translated to MKPFVAAFLLLLIAVCTLHVEGSKCKCSRKGPKIRFSDVQKLEIKPRHPYCEEKMVIVTMHVSRLRGQQYCLHPKLHSTKKFLKWYTIYREKNRVYAD